The proteins below come from a single Drosophila busckii strain San Diego stock center, stock number 13000-0081.31 chromosome X, ASM1175060v1, whole genome shotgun sequence genomic window:
- the LOC108606508 gene encoding mediator of RNA polymerase II transcription subunit 18 gives MAISSARESLSHALNNRFLPNLEYLLQGSILDSAVEHLMHRLKGLCDNVDTSPETFHDLEVCMSLRQPNTNQPLMLRVRRALGRDAPFQMRYLGQPEVDQRRPTLVRSCMDCACTNGILDFLTEMGFRLEFEYIAKGYMFRKGRMKITVSKLIKIVPGKQDMANEPISQSYIVELSVVAPTGQENVGEEMRVFAEQLKPLVQLEKIDYKRLGNIP, from the exons ATGGCGATCTCATCAGCGCGAGAATCGCTTTCGCATGCGCTAAACAATCGCTTTCTACCTAATCTGGAGTACCTATTACAAGGATCCATACTCGACTCCGCTGTGGAACACTTAATGCACAG ATTAAAAGGCTTGTGTGATAATGTGGACACCTCACCAGAAACATTTCACGACCTGGAGGTTTGCATGAGTCTCCGCCAGCCCAACACCAATCAGCCGTTGATGTTGCGTGTGCGTCGCGCTTTGGGGCGAGATGCTCCATTCCAAATGCGTTATTTGGGACAGCCAGAGGTAGATCAGCGACGACCAACGCTAGTGCGCAGCTGTATGGACTGCGCTTGCACCAACGGTATTCTTGATTTCTTAACAGAAATGGGCTTTCGGCTAGAATTTGAATATATAGCCAAGg gCTACATGTTTCGTAAAGGGCGCATGAAGATAACAGTATCGaagctaataaaaattgtgccTGGGAAGCAGGATATGGCCAATGAACCTATTTCGCAAAGCTACATTGTGGAACTATCTGTGGTGGCGCCCACTGGGCAGGAAAATGTTGGTGAAGAGATGCGCGTATTTGCGGAACAATTAAAGCCGCTAGTACAGTTAGAAAAAATTGATTACAAGCGATTGGGCAATATCCCCTAG